CTAAAGGAATTGGGTTATATTTTTCTGAATGAAGGGAAAAAACTTTTTGGAAATGCTATGATTGGTGTTACAAGAGCTATTGTCAGCCCTGATCTGGGTTATGTAAAGGTATATATAAACTTTCTGAACGTTGAGGACAAGGAAAAAATGATAGAAACTGTCAGGGAAAACACCAAAGAACTCAGAATGATGCTGGCTCACCGGATCAGAAATGAAGTCAGAAGAGTGCCGGAACTGGCATTTTTTTATGACGACTCACTTGATTATGCGGAAAAAATGGATGAAATTTTTAAAAAACTCAATCAGTCAGAGGATAAAAAAGAGGAATAGAGATGCATTATGAACCTATCAAACACCGTATTGACGGCATCATTTCAGCTTCACCTGTATTAAAAAAGATATTTTTCAGGTTAATTGACCTGTATTTACTCAGAACCTGGCATATCCACAGAGAGTTAAGGAAGTTTTTATCAAATCACGATGAAAAAACTGAAATGCTGGATGCCGGAGCAGGTTTTGGCCAATACAGCTGGTATGTTTCGCGTAAGAAGAAAAACATTGACATCACAGCCATTGACATCAGCCAGAGCCATGTCGATAAAGCCAATGTGTTTTTTAGCCAGATCGGGAAGAACAACATTGTTTGCAGTCAGGCCGACCTGACCACATTTATTAAACCTGATACTTACCACCTGATTTTATCGGTTGATGTCATGGAACATATTCTTGACGACAGGCAGGTGTTTTCC
This portion of the Sphingobacteriales bacterium genome encodes:
- the rbfA gene encoding 30S ribosome-binding factor RbfA; its protein translation is MTNRRLDKFSRLMLKELGYIFLNEGKKLFGNAMIGVTRAIVSPDLGYVKVYINFLNVEDKEKMIETVRENTKELRMMLAHRIRNEVRRVPELAFFYDDSLDYAEKMDEIFKKLNQSEDKKEE
- a CDS encoding class I SAM-dependent methyltransferase, which translates into the protein MHYEPIKHRIDGIISASPVLKKIFFRLIDLYLLRTWHIHRELRKFLSNHDEKTEMLDAGAGFGQYSWYVSRKKKNIDITAIDISQSHVDKANVFFSQIGKNNIVCSQADLTTFIKPDTYHLILSVDVMEHILDDRQVFSNFYTSLKQGGMLLVSTPSDKGGSDVHDHEDASFIDEHVRDGYSFEDITEKLHSAGFSKVECRYTYGWPGKISWKLLMKIPVTLINKSKLSLVILPFYLIIVFFPAMFLNYLDVKLKHETGTGLIVKAWK